A window of Chloroflexota bacterium contains these coding sequences:
- a CDS encoding ABC transporter permease encodes MPEKMELTLLWTIAQRELRESLRNKWLAFYAVGFAALAFALSQASQASAGYSGLGGFGRTAASLVNALLLFVPLLGLSVGAGALAGDRERGTLMYLLAQPVNRAEVFFGKALGAGLAVTAALAVGFGLAAIALSSTGDGDPSVFLALTGYTVLLALASLGFGFVISALTRKSATAVGASLLLWLGLVFFGDLSVVGATLTLRPTPAMLLSMLLVNPLQAFKLGAIYSLRATLDTLGAAGQYATYRFGESLPFLLAGLLLAWIVLSFGIAFATFSRRGDL; translated from the coding sequence GTGCCTGAAAAAATGGAATTGACACTGCTCTGGACGATTGCTCAACGTGAACTGCGCGAGAGCTTGCGCAACAAGTGGCTGGCCTTTTACGCCGTCGGTTTTGCGGCGCTGGCCTTTGCCCTCTCGCAAGCCAGCCAGGCCTCCGCCGGCTATAGCGGCCTCGGCGGCTTTGGTCGCACCGCCGCCAGCCTCGTCAACGCCCTCCTGCTCTTCGTGCCACTGCTCGGCCTCAGCGTGGGCGCGGGCGCGCTGGCCGGAGATCGCGAACGGGGAACCTTGATGTACCTGCTGGCCCAGCCGGTGAATCGCGCCGAAGTATTCTTTGGCAAAGCATTAGGGGCCGGGTTGGCCGTCACTGCCGCCCTGGCCGTCGGCTTCGGGTTGGCGGCCATTGCCCTGTCGTCAACCGGCGACGGCGACCCCTCAGTCTTTCTCGCCCTCACCGGCTACACCGTCCTGCTGGCGCTGGCCTCGCTGGGCTTCGGCTTCGTCATCAGCGCCCTCACTCGCAAAAGCGCAACAGCCGTCGGCGCTTCGCTGTTACTGTGGCTGGGGCTGGTCTTCTTCGGCGACCTGAGTGTGGTGGGCGCAACCCTGACTCTGCGCCCAACCCCGGCCATGCTCCTCAGCATGTTGCTCGTTAACCCTCTGCAAGCCTTCAAGCTGGGCGCGATCTACAGTCTGCGAGCCACGCTCGACACGCTGGGCGCGGCCGGCCAATATGCCACGTACCGCTTCGGCGAAAGCCTGCCCTTCCTGCTCGCCGGCCTGCTTCTTGCCTGGATCGTTCTCTCATTCGGCATTGCCTTTGCCACCTTCAGCCGTCGAGGCGACTTATGA
- a CDS encoding cytochrome C — protein MKQFFSLDPDVKVLLPDGSTRRLTDYLFPSALLMLAALMLMISMFLPYWSMTMTAPQYPKGLKVDVYVNHLEGDMREIDELNHYLGLPPLDEGGQFERSISIFSIVALGLLLIAGVFIHNQWAGVLALPVLGFPVVFVADLWYILYHYGHSIDPDSALGDAIQPFTPPIIGIGKVAQFGTVANFTAGFYLAIAAIVVMLVGLWFHRAAYKPIVDARKKVGSDQLPVISNS, from the coding sequence ATGAAGCAGTTCTTCTCCCTCGACCCCGACGTCAAAGTCCTCCTCCCCGACGGCAGTACCCGCCGCCTGACGGATTATCTTTTCCCCAGCGCCCTGCTCATGCTGGCCGCGTTGATGCTGATGATCTCGATGTTCCTGCCCTACTGGAGCATGACGATGACAGCCCCGCAGTATCCCAAAGGCCTGAAGGTGGATGTGTACGTCAATCATCTCGAGGGCGACATGCGCGAGATTGACGAACTCAATCACTACCTGGGCCTGCCGCCGCTCGACGAGGGCGGCCAGTTTGAACGCTCGATCTCCATTTTCTCGATTGTGGCCCTCGGCCTGCTGTTGATCGCCGGAGTGTTCATTCACAATCAATGGGCCGGCGTGCTGGCCCTGCCCGTCCTCGGTTTCCCCGTCGTCTTCGTGGCCGACCTCTGGTACATCCTTTATCACTACGGTCACAGCATTGACCCCGACTCGGCGCTGGGCGACGCTATCCAGCCTTTCACCCCGCCCATCATCGGCATTGGCAAAGTCGCCCAGTTCGGCACTGTCGCCAATTTCACCGCCGGCTTCTACCTGGCGATTGCCGCCATCGTCGTGATGCTCGTCGGCCTGTGGTTCCACCGCGCCGCCTACAAACCGATTGTGGACGCCCGCAAGAAAGTGGGCAGTGATCAGTTGCCAGTTATCAGTAATTCGTGA
- a CDS encoding ATP-binding protein, producing MTHDTSSHVDKLIDQSERIGVIGSPSSTNELALDIMGGAVSKKLVGELALLRYLQDNSPHYALGQITEVTLRNVWHEDPTMRSLIRQRGRIDAVSERQDTHQGEMLISAVFAGGANGYRPSILGTVPATGTPIHLVDDGVLNELLSPYRQQLFYLGKVYGSTPNLPLWFKHFDTGPDGAGEAYHLGIFGKTGSGKSVLAKMILLAYARYPKMAMLVIDPQGEFAKEAKGESVLGQFTLPTKTVLNQLNKSTQVYSVRDLILDRWELFEQILTESRFFRELQIMTRDKAELASGQLILEMQKAKLTLAKLHERSSFDRAWALLKQDKVQNKIYAKEGAAAERFAEAIQEADPDEIYRTIWLPVAQLFREDRKSARKVEALLRGLFDPEKDRRPLVVIDLSIEQAISLGGSSSLGPLFNEEAQSEQSVEVLWNETIQALVIKRLLEGIRRTAEEAYKQNRSLNTLVLIDEAHRLAPREEPENDQKKSVRGILIDAARTTRKYGVGWMFISQTLSSLHREILEQLRIFFFGFGLGMGSEFKALSELVGGRSKALDLYQLFRDPHSSFDTSSREYSFMTIGPVSPLSFSGTPLFLSSFNKSDDFLKANGLDKP from the coding sequence ATGACACACGATACTTCTAGCCACGTTGACAAACTGATAGACCAGTCTGAGCGAATCGGAGTTATAGGTTCGCCATCTTCAACGAATGAGTTGGCCCTAGACATTATGGGCGGGGCAGTCAGCAAAAAACTCGTTGGTGAGTTGGCTTTATTGCGGTATCTGCAAGATAACAGTCCTCACTATGCCCTCGGCCAAATCACCGAAGTGACGTTGCGAAACGTGTGGCACGAAGACCCTACGATGCGGAGTCTCATTAGGCAACGCGGGCGTATTGACGCTGTTAGCGAACGCCAAGACACCCATCAAGGCGAAATGCTCATCAGTGCTGTGTTTGCCGGAGGAGCCAATGGTTATAGGCCAAGCATTCTTGGCACAGTTCCAGCCACCGGAACGCCCATTCATTTAGTTGATGATGGCGTACTCAATGAACTGCTATCACCTTATCGACAGCAGTTGTTTTACCTCGGCAAGGTATACGGTTCTACTCCCAACCTGCCCTTATGGTTTAAGCATTTTGACACAGGGCCAGATGGAGCAGGCGAGGCCTATCACCTCGGCATCTTCGGCAAGACTGGCTCAGGCAAATCAGTTTTGGCGAAAATGATATTGCTGGCCTATGCGCGTTATCCAAAGATGGCTATGCTGGTCATTGACCCGCAGGGAGAATTTGCAAAGGAAGCCAAAGGCGAGTCGGTGCTTGGGCAATTCACTTTACCGACTAAAACCGTACTCAATCAACTCAACAAGTCAACCCAAGTTTACAGCGTCCGCGACCTTATACTCGACCGATGGGAACTCTTTGAGCAAATACTTACTGAGTCGCGATTCTTTCGAGAACTTCAAATTATGACTCGCGACAAGGCGGAGTTAGCGTCCGGCCAACTCATTTTGGAAATGCAGAAGGCCAAGTTAACTCTGGCGAAGTTGCATGAGCGAAGCAGCTTTGACCGCGCTTGGGCATTACTAAAACAGGATAAGGTGCAGAACAAAATCTATGCAAAGGAAGGAGCAGCGGCTGAGAGATTCGCTGAAGCTATACAAGAAGCCGACCCTGATGAGATATATCGAACAATCTGGCTACCTGTTGCTCAACTTTTCAGGGAAGACCGAAAGAGTGCGCGGAAAGTTGAAGCCCTTTTGCGCGGCTTATTTGACCCAGAGAAAGACCGCCGTCCTCTTGTAGTAATTGACCTGTCAATTGAGCAGGCTATATCGCTGGGTGGTAGTAGCAGTTTAGGGCCATTGTTTAACGAAGAAGCGCAATCCGAGCAATCCGTAGAGGTGCTGTGGAACGAGACAATCCAGGCTTTGGTGATTAAGCGTCTGCTGGAGGGTATTCGCAGAACCGCTGAAGAAGCCTACAAACAGAACCGAAGTCTCAATACACTTGTCTTGATAGATGAAGCACACCGACTCGCCCCACGCGAAGAACCTGAAAATGACCAGAAAAAAAGCGTTAGGGGCATATTGATTGACGCAGCCCGAACCACGCGCAAGTATGGCGTGGGCTGGATGTTCATAAGTCAAACCTTGTCTAGTCTGCATCGGGAGATTCTGGAACAATTGCGTATTTTTTTCTTTGGCTTTGGGTTGGGCATGGGGTCAGAGTTCAAGGCCCTCAGCGAGTTAGTTGGCGGGCGAAGCAAAGCCCTTGACCTGTATCAATTATTCCGCGACCCTCACTCATCGTTTGATACATCATCGCGAGAATATTCATTCATGACGATTGGGCCAGTATCGCCTTTGTCCTTTTCGGGAACGCCTTTATTCCTGAGCAGTTTCAATAAGTCAGACGACTTTTTGAAGGCGAATGGCTTGGATAAGCCATAG
- the nosZ gene encoding Sec-dependent nitrous-oxide reductase, with amino-acid sequence MKKVLTTLLALVTLLVACSGGKPAATPATSGLPADAAAIAAARGLTQDDIAAALKTYTPSGQLDPYIMFASGGQGGQVLAIGVPSMRILKLIGVFTPEPWQGYGFGGSSDKVIEGGYMPNGDELKWGDTHHPNLSETKGEYDGQFLFINDKANARLAVIDLRDFETKQIIKNPNAINDHGGAFVTPNTEYVIEGPQYAAPLGFEYAPIDEYQNKYRGLITFWKFDRAKGRVDESQSFQIELPPYWQDLCDAGKGVSEGWFFCNSFNTELATGGVELGNPAFEAGTTKNDVDYLHIVDWKKAEQVFKGGDVEKLNGIAVISMETAIKENILYFAPEPKSPHGADVTPGGEFIVVGGKLDPHVTIYSFDKIKAAIEAGGLETDSYGVPVIPLDKVMEAQVELGLGPLHTVYDDKGYAYTSLFLDSAVARWTLGGPYADKHPEEPWTLVQKLPVQYNIGHIAAAEGDTASPDGGYVVALNKWSIDRFANVGPLLPQNFQLVDIAQTGDQMKVIYDMPIGMAEPHYAQIIKADKLHPFEVYPEIGWNPETMSVDPNAITDAAQARVERNGNNVEIWTAVVRSHYTPEHVEVNKGDHVVWHFTSLERQRDATHGFGLSGYNINLSLEPGEAQTIEFDANKAGTFTFYCTEFCSALHLEMIGYFLVKP; translated from the coding sequence ATGAAAAAAGTATTGACAACACTGTTAGCGCTGGTCACCCTGCTGGTGGCCTGCAGTGGCGGCAAGCCGGCCGCCACCCCGGCCACGAGCGGCCTGCCCGCCGACGCGGCGGCCATTGCCGCCGCCCGTGGCCTGACCCAGGACGACATCGCTGCCGCCCTCAAGACCTACACCCCCTCCGGCCAGCTCGACCCCTACATCATGTTCGCTTCGGGCGGGCAGGGCGGCCAGGTGCTGGCCATTGGCGTGCCGTCCATGCGCATCCTCAAGCTCATCGGCGTTTTCACCCCCGAACCCTGGCAAGGCTACGGTTTCGGCGGGTCGAGCGACAAGGTCATCGAGGGCGGCTACATGCCGAACGGCGATGAACTCAAGTGGGGCGACACTCATCACCCCAACCTGTCGGAGACCAAAGGTGAGTACGACGGGCAGTTCCTCTTCATCAACGACAAGGCCAACGCCCGCCTGGCGGTGATTGACCTGCGCGACTTCGAGACCAAGCAGATCATCAAAAACCCCAACGCCATCAACGACCACGGCGGCGCGTTCGTCACCCCCAACACCGAGTACGTCATCGAAGGCCCGCAATATGCCGCCCCGCTCGGCTTTGAGTATGCGCCCATTGACGAGTATCAGAACAAGTATCGCGGCCTGATCACCTTCTGGAAATTTGACCGGGCCAAGGGCCGGGTGGACGAATCCCAGTCCTTCCAGATTGAACTGCCGCCCTACTGGCAAGACCTGTGCGACGCCGGCAAAGGCGTGAGCGAGGGCTGGTTCTTCTGCAACTCGTTCAACACCGAATTGGCCACCGGCGGCGTGGAACTGGGCAACCCGGCCTTCGAGGCCGGCACGACCAAGAACGACGTGGACTATCTGCACATCGTGGACTGGAAGAAGGCCGAGCAGGTCTTCAAGGGCGGGGACGTAGAAAAGCTGAACGGGATCGCCGTCATCAGCATGGAGACCGCCATCAAGGAAAACATCCTCTACTTCGCCCCCGAGCCGAAGAGTCCGCACGGCGCGGACGTGACCCCCGGCGGCGAGTTCATCGTCGTCGGCGGCAAGCTCGACCCGCACGTGACGATCTACTCCTTCGACAAGATCAAGGCCGCCATCGAAGCCGGCGGTTTGGAGACCGACTCCTACGGCGTCCCCGTCATCCCGCTCGACAAGGTGATGGAAGCCCAGGTTGAACTCGGCCTCGGCCCGCTTCACACCGTCTACGACGACAAGGGTTACGCCTACACCTCGCTCTTCCTGGACTCGGCGGTGGCCCGCTGGACTCTCGGCGGCCCGTACGCCGACAAGCACCCTGAAGAACCGTGGACGCTCGTCCAGAAACTGCCCGTGCAATACAACATCGGCCACATCGCGGCGGCAGAAGGCGACACCGCCTCGCCCGATGGCGGCTACGTAGTGGCCCTCAACAAGTGGAGCATTGACCGCTTCGCCAACGTCGGGCCGCTCCTGCCGCAAAACTTCCAACTGGTGGACATCGCCCAGACCGGCGATCAGATGAAAGTGATCTACGACATGCCCATCGGCATGGCCGAGCCGCACTACGCTCAGATCATCAAGGCCGACAAACTGCACCCATTCGAGGTCTACCCCGAAATTGGTTGGAACCCGGAGACGATGAGCGTTGACCCGAACGCCATCACCGACGCGGCCCAGGCCCGGGTGGAACGCAACGGCAACAACGTTGAAATCTGGACGGCAGTCGTGCGGTCTCACTACACGCCAGAGCACGTTGAAGTCAACAAAGGTGATCACGTGGTCTGGCACTTCACCAGCCTTGAGCGCCAGCGCGACGCGACACACGGCTTTGGCCTCTCCGGCTACAACATTAATCTCAGCCTTGAGCCAGGCGAAGCACAGACCATTGAGTTCGACGCCAACAAGGCCGGCACCTTCACCTTCTACTGCACCGAGTTCTGCTCGGCCCTGCATCTGGAGATGATCGGGTACTTCTTAGTCAAACCGTAA
- the nosD gene encoding nitrous oxide reductase family maturation protein NosD, whose protein sequence is MKLSMPGIMGVVLAILLGALPTTAAPSATDHSSLFTDHLIVSPSGPYTTIEAALADAGDGDTVEVHGGAYPALVIAKSVTLVGVDWPVIDGGGQGTVVMLNAPGIVFKGFHVRGSGVEPDRDHAGITLTAPDITVEGNRLSDVLFGVFVEQADGAVVRGNDIASKAQYDSGRKGDGIRVWYSKDVIVEGNHVHDARDVVLWYAENIVVRDNLIEGGRYGLHLMYCNNSQVEGNRVLNNSVGVYTMYSSNVILRDNDIRGQRGPSGYALGFKDADFVEVTGNVVVDNRAGIFVDGTPFNPQSWGRFTDNIFAFNDVGAILLTAVRGNTFENNTFWENVEQVAQQGGGHPGENVWRGNYWSDYAGFDVDGDNLGESPYTSERFFESLTDREPMLRALIYSPAAQTIEFAASSFPIIKPQPKLVDESPRLQPAIIPASAIAPKKPALPMTLLGVAIFAVGILFGALAFMNRKENTKGHHPMATQTPPETAVRVEGLIKRYGKTAALNGVSFTARPGEALALWGENGAGKTTLIKALLGLIEFEGDVSIQGCDVRRNGKAARRNIGYVPQEAIFYDMTVQATMEFYARLKERKEMRDERLEIEQSLVSHLSSPIERIPALLERLGLSEHARKPVPALSGGLKQRLALAVALLSDPPVLLLDEPTANLDAKARRDYLALLGTLRKEKKTIIFASHRIEEVETLADRVVVMEAGRVVETLNPGEVRLRLAPDVELTLWVADGERPRALACFESNGLNAHLNGRGTVVVRVDPQNKLQPLSLLAEQGISVLDFEVERGRLWN, encoded by the coding sequence ATGAAACTGTCTATGCCGGGAATCATGGGGGTCGTGTTGGCAATATTGCTTGGCGCGTTGCCAACTACAGCGGCTCCGTCTGCCACTGATCACTCTTCACTGTTCACTGATCACTTGATTGTTTCCCCCTCCGGCCCCTACACCACCATTGAAGCCGCCCTGGCCGACGCCGGCGACGGCGACACCGTCGAAGTTCACGGCGGCGCGTACCCGGCACTCGTGATCGCAAAATCGGTGACGCTGGTTGGGGTGGATTGGCCGGTGATTGACGGCGGCGGACAGGGCACGGTCGTCATGCTCAACGCGCCCGGCATCGTCTTCAAAGGGTTCCATGTGCGCGGCAGCGGCGTCGAGCCGGATCGCGACCACGCCGGCATCACCCTCACCGCGCCGGATATCACGGTTGAAGGCAATCGTTTGAGCGACGTGCTCTTTGGCGTCTTCGTCGAGCAGGCCGACGGGGCTGTGGTGCGCGGCAACGACATTGCCAGCAAAGCCCAGTACGACTCGGGCCGCAAAGGCGACGGCATTCGGGTCTGGTACAGCAAGGATGTCATCGTCGAAGGCAACCACGTTCACGACGCCCGCGACGTGGTGTTGTGGTACGCCGAAAACATCGTCGTGCGCGACAACCTCATCGAAGGCGGGCGCTACGGCCTGCATCTGATGTACTGCAACAACTCGCAGGTGGAAGGCAACCGGGTGCTGAACAACTCGGTGGGCGTTTACACCATGTACTCCAGCAACGTGATCCTGCGCGACAACGACATTCGCGGCCAGCGCGGGCCGAGCGGTTACGCCCTCGGCTTCAAAGACGCCGACTTTGTCGAAGTGACCGGCAACGTGGTGGTGGACAACCGCGCCGGAATTTTCGTGGACGGCACGCCATTCAACCCCCAAAGCTGGGGCCGCTTCACCGACAACATTTTCGCCTTCAACGACGTGGGGGCGATCCTGCTCACTGCCGTGCGCGGCAACACGTTTGAGAACAACACCTTCTGGGAGAACGTGGAACAGGTTGCACAGCAGGGCGGTGGCCACCCCGGCGAAAATGTCTGGCGGGGCAACTACTGGAGCGATTATGCCGGTTTCGACGTTGACGGCGACAACCTGGGCGAGTCGCCTTACACCTCCGAACGTTTCTTTGAAAGCCTGACCGATCGCGAGCCGATGTTGCGCGCTCTCATCTACAGCCCGGCGGCGCAAACCATCGAGTTCGCCGCGTCCTCATTTCCCATTATCAAGCCCCAACCCAAATTAGTGGATGAGTCGCCGCGCCTGCAACCCGCAATCATTCCGGCCTCGGCCATCGCCCCGAAGAAACCGGCCCTGCCCATGACTCTGCTGGGGGTCGCTATATTTGCCGTTGGCATCCTGTTCGGCGCTTTGGCTTTTATGAACCGCAAAGAAAACACAAAAGGGCATCACCCTATGGCAACTCAAACCCCACCCGAAACCGCTGTGCGCGTTGAGGGCCTGATCAAACGCTACGGCAAGACGGCGGCCCTGAACGGCGTTTCGTTCACGGCCCGCCCCGGCGAGGCGCTGGCCCTGTGGGGCGAAAACGGCGCCGGCAAGACTACCCTAATCAAAGCCCTGCTCGGCCTCATCGAGTTTGAAGGCGACGTTTCCATTCAGGGCTGTGATGTGCGTCGGAACGGCAAGGCCGCCCGCCGCAACATCGGCTACGTGCCACAAGAGGCGATCTTTTATGATATGACCGTTCAGGCGACGATGGAGTTTTATGCCCGGTTGAAAGAAAGAAAAGAGATGAGAGATGAGAGATTGGAGATTGAGCAATCTCTCGTCTCTCATCTCTCATCTCCCATAGAACGTATTCCGGCCTTGCTCGAACGCCTCGGCCTGAGCGAGCACGCTCGTAAACCCGTGCCCGCCCTCTCCGGCGGCCTCAAGCAACGGCTGGCGCTGGCGGTGGCTCTGCTGTCCGACCCGCCCGTGCTTCTGCTCGACGAGCCGACGGCCAACCTCGACGCTAAAGCGCGGCGCGACTACCTGGCTCTGTTGGGGACGCTTCGCAAAGAGAAGAAGACCATCATCTTCGCCTCGCACCGCATCGAAGAAGTGGAAACGCTGGCCGACCGGGTGGTCGTCATGGAGGCCGGTCGGGTGGTTGAGACGCTCAACCCCGGCGAAGTCCGTTTGCGGCTCGCGCCGGATGTTGAACTCACCCTGTGGGTCGCCGATGGCGAACGTCCCCGCGCCCTGGCCTGCTTTGAGAGCAACGGCCTCAACGCTCACCTTAACGGGCGCGGAACCGTCGTCGTCCGTGTAGACCCGCAAAACAAATTGCAACCCCTGAGCCTGCTGGCCGAGCAGGGCATCTCGGTGCTGGACTTTGAAGTGGAGCGAGGCCGTTTGTGGAATTGA